A part of Saimiri boliviensis isolate mSaiBol1 chromosome 11, mSaiBol1.pri, whole genome shotgun sequence genomic DNA contains:
- the TMEM50A gene encoding transmembrane protein 50A, with product MSGFLEGLRCSECIDWGEKRNTIASIAAGVLFFTGWWIIIDAAVIYSPMEDFNHSYHACGVIATIAFLMINAVSNGQVRGDSYSEGCLGQTGARIWLFIGFMLAFGSLIASMWILFGGYVAKEKVVVYPGIAVFFQNAFIFFGGLVFKFGRTEDLWQ from the exons ATGTCTGGATTTCTAGAGGGCTTGAGATGCTCAGAATGCATTGATTGGGGGGAAAAGCGCAATACTATTGCTTCCATTGCTGCTGGTGTACTA ttttttacagGCTGGTGGATTATCATAGATGCAGCTGTTATTTATTCCCCCATGGAGGATTTCAACCACTCATACCATGCCTGTGGTGTTATAGCAACCATAGCCTTCCTAAT GATTAATGCAGTATCAAATGGACAAGTCCGAGGTGATAGTTACAGTGAAGGTTGTCTGGGTCAAACAG GTGCTCGTATTTGGCTATTCATTGGTTTCATGTTGGCCTTTGGATCTCTGATTGCATCTATGTGGATTCTTTTTGGAGGTTATGTTGCTAAAG aaaaagttgtaGTATACCCTGGAATTGCTGTATTTTTCCAGAATGCCTTCATCTTTTTTGG AGGACTGGTTTTTAAGTTTGGCCGCACTGAAGACTTATGGCAGTGA